The Streptomyces sp. NL15-2K genome contains a region encoding:
- the aceE gene encoding pyruvate dehydrogenase (acetyl-transferring), homodimeric type: protein MTDPNAIQQSALDQLPDRDPEETAEWQASLDAVAQAAGPHRAAYLMRRTLERAEGAGIALPKLLETDYVNTIPTPAEPAVPGDEALEARITAWNRWNAAAMVTRGSKHGVGGHIATFASAAWLYETGFNHFFHGKEGDGSGDQLYIQGHASPGIYARAFLDGRLDESHLDHFRQEAGGNGLPSYPHPRRLPWLWEFPTVSMGLGPLSAIYQARFNRYLTARGIKDVSQSHVWAFLGDGEMDEPESTAALALASREELDNLTFVINCNLQRLDGPVRANFKIVQELEAQFRGAGWNVIKTLWGTAWDELFQLDATGALVRRLREVPDAQVQTYQTRDAAYIRQDFFGSDPALVEMAKLLSDDKILECFHLSRGGHEARKVYAAYKAAVEHKGAPTVILAQTVKGHTLGEGFASKNANHQMKKLTVDEFKAMRDRLELPISDSQFVDGVVPYGHPGADSPEVRYLQERRAALGGPAPARRTHALAPLPSPAEKAFASFDKGSGSQNVATTMAFVRLIKDLVRDKESGKRWVPIVPDEARTFGMESLFPSLGIYSPKGQTYEPVDRDQLMYYKEAKNGQILNEGITEAGSMADFIAAATAYSTHGEAMIPFYIFYSMFGWQRTADQMWQLGDQLGRGFLVGATAGRTTLTGEGLQHADGHSPVIAATNPAALTYDPAFAYEIATIVKDGLRRMYGEAAPGEDPNVFYYLTVYNEPLPQPAKPSGAGVDEGIVKGLYRFNTAESAGLSPVANAPRIQLLGSGTAIHWVIEAQKLLAEEWGVAADVWSATSWTELRRDALEADGALLRGEERVPYLRQALQGAEGPVLAVSDYMRQVPDQIAQWVEQDYSSLGADGFGLSDTREAARRHFGVDAQSVVVAALAQLARRGEVKATAVKEARERYGL, encoded by the coding sequence ATGACCGACCCCAACGCCATCCAGCAGAGCGCGCTCGACCAGCTCCCGGACCGGGATCCGGAGGAGACCGCCGAATGGCAGGCCTCGCTGGACGCGGTCGCCCAGGCGGCCGGGCCGCACCGTGCCGCGTACCTGATGCGGCGCACGCTGGAGCGTGCCGAGGGCGCCGGTATCGCCCTGCCCAAGCTCCTCGAGACCGACTACGTCAACACCATCCCCACGCCCGCCGAGCCCGCCGTACCGGGTGACGAGGCGCTGGAGGCCCGGATCACCGCGTGGAACCGCTGGAACGCGGCCGCGATGGTGACCAGGGGCAGCAAACACGGCGTCGGCGGCCACATCGCCACCTTCGCCTCCGCCGCCTGGCTGTACGAGACCGGCTTCAACCACTTCTTCCACGGCAAGGAGGGCGACGGCTCCGGCGACCAGCTCTACATCCAGGGCCACGCCTCCCCCGGCATCTACGCCCGCGCCTTCCTCGACGGACGGCTGGACGAGTCGCACCTCGACCACTTCCGTCAGGAGGCCGGCGGCAACGGCCTGCCCTCCTACCCGCACCCGCGCCGCCTGCCCTGGCTGTGGGAGTTCCCGACGGTGTCGATGGGCCTCGGCCCGCTGTCGGCGATCTACCAGGCGCGCTTCAACCGCTACCTCACCGCCCGCGGCATCAAGGACGTCTCCCAGTCCCACGTCTGGGCCTTCCTCGGCGACGGCGAGATGGACGAGCCCGAGTCGACGGCGGCCCTCGCGCTCGCCTCCCGTGAGGAGCTGGACAACCTCACCTTCGTCATCAACTGCAACCTGCAGCGTCTCGACGGCCCGGTCCGCGCCAACTTCAAGATCGTGCAGGAGCTGGAGGCCCAGTTCCGCGGCGCCGGCTGGAACGTCATCAAGACGCTGTGGGGTACGGCCTGGGACGAGCTGTTCCAGCTCGACGCCACGGGCGCGCTCGTACGACGGCTCCGTGAGGTACCGGACGCCCAGGTGCAGACGTACCAGACCCGCGACGCCGCCTACATCCGCCAGGACTTCTTCGGCTCCGACCCGGCGCTCGTCGAGATGGCGAAGCTGCTGAGCGACGACAAGATCCTGGAGTGTTTCCACCTCTCCCGCGGTGGTCACGAGGCGCGCAAGGTGTACGCGGCCTACAAGGCGGCCGTCGAGCACAAGGGCGCCCCGACGGTCATCCTGGCCCAGACGGTCAAGGGCCACACCCTCGGCGAGGGCTTCGCGTCGAAGAACGCCAACCACCAGATGAAGAAGCTGACGGTGGACGAGTTCAAGGCGATGCGTGACCGGCTCGAACTGCCCATCTCGGACAGCCAGTTCGTCGACGGAGTCGTTCCCTACGGCCACCCGGGCGCCGACTCCCCCGAGGTCCGCTACCTCCAGGAGCGCCGCGCGGCCCTCGGCGGCCCGGCCCCGGCCCGCCGTACGCACGCGCTCGCCCCGCTCCCCTCCCCCGCCGAGAAGGCCTTCGCCTCCTTCGACAAGGGCTCCGGCTCGCAGAACGTCGCCACCACGATGGCGTTCGTCCGTCTGATCAAGGACCTGGTCCGCGACAAGGAGTCCGGCAAGCGCTGGGTGCCGATCGTCCCCGACGAGGCACGCACCTTCGGCATGGAGTCGCTCTTCCCCTCGCTCGGCATCTACTCGCCCAAGGGCCAGACGTACGAGCCGGTCGACCGCGACCAGCTGATGTACTACAAGGAGGCCAAGAACGGCCAGATCCTCAACGAGGGGATCACCGAGGCCGGTTCGATGGCCGACTTCATCGCAGCCGCCACCGCGTACTCCACGCACGGCGAGGCGATGATCCCGTTCTACATCTTCTACTCGATGTTCGGCTGGCAGCGCACGGCCGACCAGATGTGGCAGCTCGGCGACCAGCTCGGCCGCGGCTTCCTGGTCGGCGCGACCGCGGGACGGACCACGCTCACCGGCGAGGGCCTCCAGCACGCCGACGGCCACTCCCCCGTCATCGCCGCGACCAACCCGGCCGCGCTGACGTACGACCCCGCCTTCGCGTACGAGATCGCGACGATCGTCAAGGACGGTCTGCGCCGGATGTACGGCGAGGCGGCCCCGGGTGAGGACCCGAACGTCTTCTACTACCTCACCGTCTACAACGAGCCGCTGCCGCAGCCGGCCAAGCCGTCCGGCGCCGGCGTCGACGAGGGCATCGTCAAGGGCCTGTACCGCTTCAACACGGCGGAGTCGGCGGGTCTTTCGCCGGTCGCCAACGCCCCGCGCATCCAGCTGCTGGGCTCCGGCACGGCGATCCACTGGGTCATCGAGGCGCAGAAGCTGCTCGCCGAGGAGTGGGGTGTCGCGGCCGACGTGTGGTCCGCGACCTCCTGGACCGAGCTGCGGCGCGACGCCCTGGAGGCCGACGGGGCCCTGCTGCGGGGCGAGGAGCGGGTGCCGTACCTCCGTCAGGCGCTCCAGGGTGCCGAGGGCCCGGTGCTGGCGGTCTCCGACTACATGCGCCAGGTGCCCGACCAGATCGCGCAGTGGGTCGAGCAGGACTACTCCTCGCTGGGCGCCGACGGCTTCGGTCTGTCGGACACCCGTGAGGCCGCCCGCCGCCACTTCGGCGTCGACGCCCAGTCGGTCGTCGTCGCGGCGCTGGCCCAGCTGGCCCGGCGCGGCGAGGTCAAGGCGACGGCGGTGAAGGAGGCGCGGGAGCGGTACGGCCTGTAG
- a CDS encoding YafY family protein yields MRAARLIKMVLLLQSRPTMTAAELARELEVSERTVTRDAQALSEAGVPVYADRGRAGGYRLIGGYRTRLTGLARGEAEALFLSGVPGALREMGLEDAASAARLKVSAALLPSLRDASRTAAQRFHLDAPNWFKEPKTPQLLPAVADAVWDDRRIVTRYRSREAEVERELEPYGLVLKAGVWYLCARVAGHGSYRVYRIDRFTAVEAGEERFARDEEFDLPGFWDERAEQFARSILRAEVVVRLSADGVRALPYALEPQSAREALEAAGAPGEDGWVTVTLPVESEEVAHAQLAALGPEVEVLAPGSLRARFASDAIRLARMYGAR; encoded by the coding sequence ATGCGTGCTGCCCGTCTCATCAAAATGGTGCTGCTGCTCCAGTCCCGGCCCACCATGACCGCCGCCGAGCTGGCGCGGGAGCTGGAGGTGTCCGAGCGGACCGTCACCCGGGACGCGCAGGCGCTGTCGGAGGCGGGGGTGCCGGTGTACGCCGACCGGGGACGGGCCGGCGGCTACCGGCTCATCGGCGGGTACCGGACGCGGCTGACCGGGCTGGCCCGCGGCGAGGCCGAGGCGCTGTTCCTGTCCGGGGTGCCGGGGGCGCTGCGCGAGATGGGGCTGGAGGACGCGGCCTCCGCCGCCCGGCTCAAGGTGTCGGCGGCCCTGCTGCCCTCCCTGCGGGACGCCTCTCGTACGGCGGCGCAGCGCTTCCACCTGGACGCGCCGAACTGGTTCAAGGAGCCGAAGACGCCTCAGCTGCTGCCCGCCGTCGCGGACGCGGTGTGGGACGACCGGCGGATCGTCACGCGGTACCGGAGCAGGGAAGCCGAGGTGGAGCGCGAACTGGAGCCGTACGGCCTCGTGCTCAAGGCGGGGGTCTGGTATTTGTGCGCGCGGGTGGCCGGGCACGGGTCCTACCGGGTCTACCGGATCGACCGGTTCACGGCGGTGGAGGCCGGCGAGGAGCGGTTCGCGCGGGACGAGGAGTTCGATCTGCCGGGCTTCTGGGACGAGCGGGCCGAGCAGTTCGCGCGGTCGATCCTGCGCGCGGAGGTCGTCGTACGGCTGTCCGCGGACGGGGTGCGCGCACTGCCGTACGCCCTGGAACCCCAGTCGGCCCGGGAGGCCCTCGAGGCCGCGGGCGCGCCCGGCGAGGACGGGTGGGTGACGGTGACGCTCCCGGTGGAGTCCGAGGAGGTCGCCCACGCGCAGCTCGCGGCGCTCGGGCCGGAGGTCGAGGTGCTGGCGCCCGGGAGTCTGCGGGCACGTTTCGCGAGCGACGCGATACGCCTGGCCCGGATGTACGGGGCGCGGTGA
- a CDS encoding DUF4240 domain-containing protein → MDETEFWELVDATREAAEGDPEEQADLLVDRLLQLDPEMVLDFARHFEARYNRAYTWDLWGAAWVLLDGASDDAFDFFRCWLIGQGREVYEGGVHDPDSLADLLDDFDEEIDGDGEELGYAADEAYEQLTGTVAPDLGIPPAPSEPEGTPIDFENERALAERCPKLWERFRD, encoded by the coding sequence ATGGACGAGACGGAGTTCTGGGAGCTGGTGGACGCCACCCGCGAGGCCGCCGAGGGCGACCCCGAGGAGCAGGCCGACCTGCTCGTGGACCGGCTGCTCCAGCTGGATCCGGAGATGGTCCTGGACTTCGCCCGGCACTTCGAGGCCCGCTACAACCGCGCCTACACCTGGGACCTGTGGGGCGCCGCCTGGGTGCTGCTGGACGGCGCGAGCGACGACGCCTTCGACTTCTTCCGGTGCTGGCTGATCGGCCAGGGCCGCGAGGTGTACGAGGGCGGCGTGCACGACCCGGACTCGCTCGCCGATCTGCTGGACGACTTCGACGAGGAGATCGACGGCGACGGCGAGGAGCTCGGCTACGCGGCGGACGAGGCGTACGAGCAGCTCACCGGTACCGTCGCCCCCGACCTGGGCATCCCGCCCGCACCCTCGGAGCCGGAAGGCACGCCCATCGACTTCGAGAACGAGCGGGCCCTGGCCGAGCGCTGTCCCAAGCTCTGGGAGCGGTTCAGGGACTGA
- a CDS encoding peptidoglycan recognition protein, translating to MISRTRGVIRNRPRARAPGKTSRTRTMVPPGGTAHIAGGADPADSGTMRAPRPIRRARGPRGRRTPRPVRIPGAVLVLLGCLPGLAAAAALPLCAAGIERTVDAHARPVAARPAVAHPAARPHIVPRSAWAVDSARTRPPPRYDDKVVAVFVHHTDSPNDYDCADAPRVIRDLAAGQTGTREWDDIGYNFLVDRCGTVYEGRAGGADRPVTGAHTQGFNHRTAGIAALGTFTTGVTVPQAMADAIAALAAWKLSLADIDPRARVRLTSSNSHSRYAAGSTAALPALAGHNDGYMTSCPGAALSARLPEIRERAARLQGRK from the coding sequence ATGATCAGCCGCACGCGCGGAGTGATCCGGAACCGGCCACGCGCGCGTGCACCTGGAAAAACGTCGCGGACCCGGACGATGGTTCCACCGGGTGGCACAGCACACATCGCGGGCGGAGCGGATCCGGCGGACAGTGGGACCATGCGTGCCCCAAGACCGATCCGGAGAGCGAGAGGACCGAGAGGACGGCGGACACCACGTCCGGTGCGCATACCGGGCGCCGTGCTCGTGCTCCTCGGCTGCCTGCCCGGCCTCGCCGCCGCCGCCGCGCTGCCCCTGTGCGCGGCCGGAATCGAACGCACGGTCGACGCGCACGCACGGCCCGTCGCGGCCCGCCCCGCCGTCGCCCACCCCGCGGCCCGGCCGCACATCGTGCCGAGATCCGCCTGGGCGGTCGACAGCGCCCGCACCCGGCCGCCCCCGCGCTACGACGACAAGGTCGTCGCGGTCTTCGTCCACCACACCGACTCGCCCAACGACTACGACTGCGCCGACGCGCCCCGCGTCATCCGCGACCTCGCCGCCGGCCAGACCGGCACCCGCGAGTGGGACGACATCGGCTACAACTTCCTCGTCGACCGCTGCGGCACCGTCTACGAGGGCCGCGCGGGCGGCGCCGACCGCCCCGTCACCGGCGCCCACACCCAGGGCTTCAACCACCGCACGGCGGGCATCGCCGCCCTCGGCACGTTCACGACCGGGGTCACCGTCCCGCAGGCGATGGCCGACGCGATCGCGGCCCTCGCCGCCTGGAAGCTGAGCCTCGCCGACATCGACCCACGCGCGCGGGTCCGCCTGACCTCCAGCAACAGCCACAGCCGGTACGCGGCCGGCTCCACCGCCGCGCTGCCCGCCCTGGCGGGCCACAACGACGGGTACATGACCAGCTGCCCGGGCGCGGCCCTGAGCGCCCGCCTGCCGGAGATCAGGGAGCGGGCGGCACGGCTGCAGGGCAGGAAGTGA
- a CDS encoding MarP family serine protease, translated as MDLLDILLLLVILAYAASGYRRGLVAGVVSFAGFVGGAVVGVWVLPWMMDLVSPGTTTATVTAVLTVLVPAAVGHELAGRLALRLRLELDRGPLRVADGVGGAVANSVAVLIVAWVAASVLAASSSPLVTTAIRDSRLLGTVQDAMPDTTPAWFSRATSALTEAGFPQVFNPFENESTAEVARPTGDSVTAAATNAAKLSTVKIEGVAGNQGREGSGFVYAPRHVMTNAHVVAGIDDPSVRVGGVGRSYESRVVLFDPDKDVAVLYVPDLKAPVLRFDDGARRGDSGVVAGYPQDGDLNLQAATVANRVQARGQNIYNDETVVREIYSIRSTVRPGNSGGPLLTTDGRVFGVVFARSTSDAETGYVLTADEVADDARSAADATAPVDTGELVTS; from the coding sequence GTGGACCTGCTCGACATCCTGCTGTTGCTGGTGATCCTCGCCTACGCGGCGTCCGGCTACCGGCGCGGACTGGTGGCCGGAGTTGTCTCGTTCGCCGGCTTCGTGGGCGGTGCGGTCGTCGGCGTGTGGGTGCTGCCGTGGATGATGGACCTGGTGTCGCCGGGCACGACGACGGCGACGGTGACCGCGGTGCTGACGGTGCTGGTCCCGGCCGCGGTGGGGCACGAACTGGCGGGGCGGCTGGCGCTCAGACTGCGCCTGGAGCTCGACCGGGGCCCGCTCAGGGTTGCCGACGGCGTAGGCGGGGCCGTGGCCAACTCGGTGGCGGTGCTGATCGTGGCGTGGGTGGCCGCGAGCGTGCTCGCCGCGTCCTCGTCCCCGCTGGTCACGACGGCGATCCGGGACTCACGGCTGCTCGGCACGGTGCAGGACGCGATGCCGGACACGACCCCCGCGTGGTTCTCGCGGGCCACCTCGGCGCTGACCGAGGCGGGTTTCCCGCAGGTCTTCAACCCCTTCGAGAACGAGTCGACGGCCGAGGTCGCCAGGCCCACCGGCGACAGCGTGACGGCGGCCGCGACGAACGCCGCCAAGCTGAGCACGGTGAAGATCGAGGGCGTCGCGGGCAACCAGGGCCGCGAGGGCAGCGGCTTCGTGTACGCGCCGCGGCATGTGATGACCAACGCCCACGTGGTGGCCGGCATCGACGACCCGAGCGTGCGGGTCGGCGGGGTCGGTCGGTCGTACGAGTCCCGCGTGGTGCTCTTCGATCCGGACAAGGACGTGGCGGTGCTGTACGTGCCGGACCTGAAGGCCCCTGTGCTGCGCTTCGACGACGGCGCCCGGCGCGGCGACTCGGGCGTGGTCGCGGGCTATCCGCAGGACGGCGATCTGAACCTCCAGGCGGCGACGGTCGCGAACCGGGTGCAGGCCAGGGGGCAGAACATCTACAACGACGAGACGGTCGTCCGCGAGATCTACTCGATCCGCTCCACCGTCCGCCCCGGCAACTCCGGCGGCCCGCTGCTGACCACCGACGGCCGGGTGTTCGGCGTGGTCTTCGCCCGCTCGACCTCGGACGCCGAGACGGGGTACGTCCTGACGGCGGACGAGGTCGCGGACGACGCCCGGAGCGCGGCGGACGCGACGGCACCGGTGGACACGGGCGAGCTGGTCACGTCCTGA
- a CDS encoding GNAT family N-acetyltransferase, with the protein MPDLYIRHATADDEDALGRLDRDTWSPLHAVQPRPQPPYEPFFNERYGPRDHLVAELDGSVVGFIRLGYPTSLACNTHVRAIQGLAVADEARGAGVARALLRAAQEESRRHGARRITLRVLGHNAPARRLYESEGFVVEGVLPEEFLLNGEYVDDVLMGRSL; encoded by the coding sequence ATGCCGGATCTGTACATACGCCACGCCACCGCCGACGACGAGGACGCCCTGGGACGTCTCGACCGCGACACCTGGTCCCCGCTGCACGCAGTCCAACCGCGGCCCCAGCCGCCGTACGAGCCCTTCTTCAACGAGCGGTACGGGCCGCGGGACCACCTCGTCGCGGAGCTCGACGGGAGCGTCGTCGGCTTCATCCGGCTGGGCTACCCGACGTCGCTCGCCTGCAACACCCACGTGCGCGCGATCCAGGGCCTCGCCGTCGCCGACGAGGCGCGCGGCGCCGGGGTCGCCCGGGCACTGCTGCGGGCCGCGCAGGAGGAGTCACGGCGGCACGGAGCGCGCCGCATCACCCTGCGCGTCCTGGGGCACAACGCCCCGGCCCGCAGGCTCTACGAGTCCGAGGGTTTCGTGGTGGAGGGCGTCCTGCCCGAGGAGTTCCTGCTGAACGGCGAGTACGTCGACGACGTGCTCATGGGGCGCAGTCTCTGA
- a CDS encoding TIGR01777 family oxidoreductase, giving the protein MERSRIAVAGASGLIGSALVRSLTADGHQVVRLVRRDPRTPDEVRWDPQRKYVDTAGLAGCDAVVNLAGASVGSRRWTDAYKARLRDSRVLGTAALAEAVAALDEPPRVFVNGSAIGYYGETGDRAVDEDAPPGEGFLPELCVEWEGAAAPAQEAGVRTVFPRTGLVVARGGGAWGRLFPLFKAGLGGRMGDGRQYWSFVSLHDEVAAIRHLMDTEGLAGPFNVTAPHPLTNREITAAMGRVLRRPTLFTVPAPVLRGVLGELAGDVLGSQRVLPMRLLESGFTFAFPEIEGAIRAAL; this is encoded by the coding sequence ATGGAACGTTCCCGAATCGCGGTGGCCGGCGCCTCAGGTCTCATCGGCAGCGCCCTCGTGCGGTCCTTGACGGCGGACGGGCACCAGGTGGTGCGGCTGGTGCGCCGGGACCCCCGGACGCCGGACGAGGTCCGCTGGGACCCCCAGCGGAAGTACGTCGACACGGCCGGGCTCGCCGGGTGCGACGCCGTGGTCAATCTGGCCGGGGCGAGCGTGGGCTCGCGCCGCTGGACGGACGCCTACAAGGCGAGGCTCCGGGACAGCCGGGTGCTGGGCACGGCGGCCCTCGCCGAGGCCGTCGCGGCGCTGGACGAGCCGCCGCGGGTGTTCGTGAACGGCAGCGCGATCGGCTACTACGGCGAGACCGGCGACCGGGCCGTCGACGAGGACGCGCCACCCGGCGAGGGCTTCCTGCCCGAGCTGTGCGTGGAGTGGGAGGGAGCCGCGGCGCCGGCCCAGGAGGCGGGCGTACGGACGGTGTTCCCGCGGACAGGTCTGGTGGTGGCCCGTGGGGGCGGGGCCTGGGGGCGGCTGTTTCCGCTGTTCAAGGCGGGGCTCGGCGGGCGGATGGGCGACGGGCGGCAGTACTGGTCGTTCGTCTCGCTGCACGACGAGGTGGCGGCGATCCGCCATCTCATGGACACCGAGGGCCTCGCGGGGCCCTTCAACGTGACCGCCCCGCATCCGCTGACGAACCGTGAGATCACCGCCGCGATGGGGCGCGTGCTGCGCCGGCCGACGCTGTTCACGGTGCCCGCGCCCGTGCTGCGGGGGGTGCTCGGCGAGCTGGCCGGGGATGTGCTCGGGAGTCAACGGGTCTTGCCGATGCGGCTGTTGGAGTCGGGGTTCACCTTCGCGTTTCCGGAGATCGAGGGGGCGATCCGGGCCGCGTTGTGA
- a CDS encoding NAD(P)/FAD-dependent oxidoreductase, which yields MLEPAYQADVVIVGAGVAGLSAAHRLTSAGVTTAVLEAAPCVGGRMSTEKVDGFRLDRIGQLLSTAYPELRLTPGLDGLVLRPFAPGVLLHSDGRHHRAGGPANAGSARGALHAVRALASAPRPGAGPRGRMVPRPVSGVRGRSVPWPGSGPRSRSLPVTATAPGTARTAPRGTAPLGTAVDQARLGASLSRLANTPLERLLTRPELPAGQALAARGVPARTIDGFLRPLLAALLCDPELSTSSRCADLALRAFARGRLCVPEGGAETLPELLARTLPPGTVQTGVRVTAVSTTSVTTAEHGEIRCRAVLLATDARAAAELLPGLRVPDFHPVTVVHHTTDEPPATGASLLLDADRGGPVAHTAVASRVDPSRAPAGRTLVSSTVLGPPPPDLDTAVRMHLSRLYGTSTRRWETLAVHHTAEAVPAMRPPHDLRRPVRLLAGLYVCGDHRDTSTVQGALHSAHRAASAILADLGAAGSMHVADPLPTVRAA from the coding sequence GTGCTTGAGCCCGCGTACCAGGCGGACGTCGTGATCGTGGGAGCCGGGGTCGCCGGGCTCTCCGCGGCGCATCGGCTGACCAGCGCAGGAGTGACGACCGCGGTGCTGGAGGCCGCCCCGTGCGTGGGCGGCCGCATGTCGACCGAGAAGGTCGACGGATTCCGGCTCGACCGCATCGGGCAGCTGCTGTCCACGGCGTACCCCGAACTACGGCTGACACCCGGGCTGGACGGGCTGGTTCTGCGCCCGTTCGCGCCGGGGGTCCTGCTGCACAGCGACGGCCGCCACCACCGCGCGGGCGGGCCGGCGAACGCAGGGAGCGCGAGGGGCGCACTCCATGCGGTGCGCGCCCTGGCGAGCGCCCCTCGGCCGGGCGCGGGGCCGCGGGGCCGGATGGTGCCTCGCCCGGTGTCCGGGGTCAGGGGCCGGAGCGTCCCCTGGCCGGGATCAGGGCCCAGGAGCCGAAGCCTGCCCGTCACGGCCACCGCTCCCGGGACCGCCCGCACCGCTCCCCGGGGAACGGCCCCGCTCGGCACCGCCGTCGACCAGGCCCGCCTCGGCGCCTCGCTCTCCCGGCTGGCGAACACGCCCCTGGAGCGCCTCCTGACCCGCCCCGAACTGCCCGCCGGACAGGCCCTCGCCGCCCGGGGTGTGCCCGCCCGCACGATCGACGGCTTCCTGCGCCCGCTGCTCGCCGCCCTGCTGTGCGACCCGGAGCTGTCCACGTCCAGCCGCTGCGCGGACCTCGCGCTGCGTGCCTTCGCGCGCGGGCGGCTGTGCGTGCCGGAGGGCGGCGCCGAGACCCTGCCGGAGCTGCTCGCGCGGACACTGCCGCCGGGCACCGTGCAAACCGGCGTCCGGGTCACCGCGGTCTCCACGACATCCGTGACCACCGCCGAGCACGGCGAGATCCGCTGCCGGGCCGTCCTGCTCGCGACCGACGCCCGGGCCGCCGCCGAGCTGCTGCCCGGCCTTCGCGTGCCGGACTTCCACCCGGTGACGGTGGTGCACCACACGACGGACGAGCCGCCGGCGACGGGCGCGTCCCTGCTGCTCGACGCCGACCGGGGCGGCCCGGTCGCGCACACTGCGGTGGCCAGCCGGGTCGACCCGTCCCGCGCACCCGCGGGCCGCACCCTGGTCTCGTCGACGGTCCTCGGCCCGCCCCCGCCCGACCTCGACACGGCCGTACGCATGCACCTGTCCCGCCTCTACGGCACCTCCACCCGGCGCTGGGAGACCCTCGCCGTGCACCACACCGCCGAGGCGGTACCCGCGATGCGCCCACCGCACGACCTGCGCCGTCCGGTACGGCTGCTGGCGGGCCTGTACGTGTGCGGCGACCACCGGGACACCAGCACCGTGCAAGGGGCGCTGCACTCGGCCCACCGGGCCGCCTCGGCGATCCTGGCGGACCTGGGAGCGGCGGGCTCGATGCACGTGGCCGACCCGTTGCCGACGGTCCGGGCGGCTTAG
- a CDS encoding regulator, protein MTERPAQRTPNRQLAALIAEAGFSNAGLARRVDQLGLEHGLDLRYDKTSVTRWLRGQQPRGTTPALIAEVFTRRLGRRLTAQDLGLDACAPVYAGLEFAATPEEAVDIVSGLWRKDSGSHAELRKIAFTPAGLVVPSRDWLIGRPDDKVARGEPPARVPAQGRPAVPRQRGQAERGPGHKVTGGDISALRSVGELFRSLDDMYGGGHARQALVRYLEHECEPMLRGAYGEQTGRRLFAAAADLTRLAGWTSYDIAAHGLAQRYFVQALRLAQAAGDRAYGSYVLVTMSRQAVYLGHGREAVQLARVAQQGVGNNAPPVVQALLHAVEARGHGVLGEVRACTGSLVRAERALEAARPGDEVPHWARFFDEAQLADDFGHCHRDLQQFRSAAQHAERSLQLRAPTYARSRLFCRVVLASARLGLGELDQACALGAEAAGQAAEMRSVRAIEYVRDFERRLEPYKDAAPVRGYRDKVAAFG, encoded by the coding sequence ATGACGGAACGACCCGCGCAGCGCACCCCCAACCGCCAGCTCGCCGCGCTCATCGCAGAAGCGGGGTTCTCCAACGCGGGACTCGCCCGTCGCGTGGACCAGCTCGGTCTCGAACACGGGCTTGATCTGAGATACGACAAGACCTCCGTGACCCGGTGGCTGCGCGGGCAGCAGCCCCGCGGCACCACCCCCGCCCTCATCGCCGAGGTCTTCACCCGCCGCCTCGGCCGCCGCCTGACCGCCCAGGACCTGGGCCTGGACGCCTGCGCCCCGGTCTACGCGGGCCTCGAATTCGCCGCCACCCCCGAAGAAGCCGTCGACATCGTCAGCGGGCTGTGGCGCAAGGACTCCGGCAGCCATGCCGAGCTCCGCAAGATCGCCTTCACTCCGGCCGGCCTGGTCGTCCCCAGCCGCGACTGGCTGATCGGCCGCCCCGACGACAAGGTCGCCCGCGGCGAACCCCCCGCCCGCGTCCCCGCCCAGGGCCGCCCGGCGGTGCCCCGGCAGCGCGGCCAGGCCGAACGCGGCCCCGGACACAAGGTCACCGGCGGTGACATCTCCGCCCTCCGCTCGGTCGGCGAGCTGTTCCGCTCCCTGGACGACATGTACGGCGGCGGCCACGCCCGCCAGGCCCTGGTGCGCTACCTGGAGCACGAGTGCGAGCCGATGCTGCGGGGCGCCTACGGCGAGCAGACGGGCCGCCGCCTGTTCGCGGCGGCCGCCGACCTGACGCGGCTCGCGGGCTGGACGTCGTACGACATCGCCGCGCACGGCCTCGCCCAGCGCTACTTCGTGCAGGCGCTGCGGCTCGCGCAGGCGGCCGGGGACCGGGCGTACGGCAGTTACGTCCTCGTCACCATGAGCCGCCAGGCCGTCTATCTCGGGCACGGGCGCGAGGCCGTGCAGCTCGCGCGGGTGGCCCAGCAGGGCGTCGGCAACAACGCCCCGCCCGTCGTCCAGGCGCTGCTGCACGCGGTCGAGGCGCGTGGGCACGGGGTGCTCGGCGAGGTGCGGGCCTGCACCGGCTCGCTGGTGAGGGCCGAGCGCGCCCTGGAGGCCGCCCGGCCCGGTGACGAGGTCCCGCACTGGGCGCGGTTCTTCGACGAGGCGCAGCTCGCCGACGATTTCGGGCACTGCCACCGGGACCTCCAGCAGTTCCGCTCCGCCGCCCAGCACGCGGAACGCTCCCTGCAACTGCGCGCCCCCACCTACGCCCGCAGCCGCCTCTTCTGCCGTGTCGTCCTCGCCTCCGCCCGCCTCGGCCTGGGCGAACTCGACCAGGCCTGCGCGCTCGGCGCCGAGGCGGCCGGCCAGGCGGCGGAGATGCGCTCGGTCCGGGCGATCGAGTACGTACGGGACTTCGAGCGCAGGCTGGAGCCGTACAAGGACGCGGCACCGGTACGGGGCTACCGGGACAAGGTGGCGGCCTTCGGATAG